A genomic segment from Saimiri boliviensis isolate mSaiBol1 chromosome 14, mSaiBol1.pri, whole genome shotgun sequence encodes:
- the LOC101046882 gene encoding 4-galactosyl-N-acetylglucosaminide 3-alpha-L-fucosyltransferase FUT5-like yields MGPTTPRWPWRHCLAGLLFQLLVAVCFFSYLRVYRDDATGSLMAVAPVTGAPKRSCCQDSMGTPTHHIPLILLWTWPFNTPMALPCCSEMVPGTADCHITADREMYPQADAVIVHHRDIMYNPKAQLPPPTRPPGQRWVWFSMESPSHCWQLQALDGHFNLTMSYRSDSDIFTPYGWLEPWSGQPAHRPLNLSAKTQLVAWVVSSWRPQSARVRYYQTLQAHLKVDVYGSSHKPLPQGTMMETLSRYKFYLAFENSLHPDYITEKLWRNALAAWAVPVVLGPSRSN; encoded by the coding sequence ATGGGCCCCACCACGCCACGATGGCCTTGGCGTCACTGTCTGGCCGGGCTGCTGTTTCAGCTGCTGGTGGCTGTGTGTTTCTTTTCCTACCTGCGTGTGTACCGAGACGATGCCACCGGGTCCCTCATGGCAGTGGCACCTGTCACTGGGGCTCCCAAGAGGTCCTGCTGCCAGGACAGCATGGGGACCCCCACCCATCACATCCCCCTGATCCTGCTGTGGACGTGGCCTTTTAACACACCCATGGCTCTGCCCTGCTGCTCAGAGATGGTGCCCGGCACGGCTGACTGCCACATCACTGCCGACCGAGAGATGTACCCACAGGCAGACGCGGTCATCGTGCACCACCGGGACATCATGTACAACCCCAAGGCCCAGCTCCCGCCCCCCACCAGGCCACCGGGGCAGCGCTGGGTCTGGTTCAGCATGGAGTCCCCCAGCCACTGCTGGCAGCTGCAAGCCCTGGACGGACACTTCAACCTCACCATGTCCTACCGCAGCGACTCCGACATCTTCACACCCTACGGCTGGCTGGAGCCGTGGTCCGGTCAGCCTGCCCACCGCCCGCTCAACCTCTCGGCCAAGACCCAGCTGGTGGCCTGGGTGGTGTCCAGCTGGAGGCCACAGTCCGCCAGGGTGCGCTACTACCAGACCCTGCAGGCCCATCTCAAGGTGGACGTGTACGGGAGCTCCCACAAGCCGCTGCCCCAGGGGACCATGATGGAGACGCTGTCCCGGTACAAGTTCTACCTGGCCTTCGAGAACTCCTTGCACCCCGACTACATCACCGAGAAGCTGTGGAGGAACGCCCTGGCGGCCTGGGCCGTGCCCGTGGTGCTGGGCCCCAGCAGGAGCAACTAG
- the LOC101046574 gene encoding LOW QUALITY PROTEIN: 4-galactosyl-N-acetylglucosaminide 3-alpha-L-fucosyltransferase FUT5 (The sequence of the model RefSeq protein was modified relative to this genomic sequence to represent the inferred CDS: substituted 1 base at 1 genomic stop codon) — translation MDLLGPTMPRWPWRHCLAGLLFQLLVAVCFFSYLRVYRDNATGSLMAVAPVTGAPNRSRCQDSMGTPARPTLLILLWTWPFNKPVALPRCSEMVPSMADCHITADRKVYPQADAVIVHHRDIMYNPKAQLPPPTRPPGQRWVWFSMESPSHCWHLQALDGHFNLTMSYRSDSDIFTPYGWLEPWSGQPAHRPLNLSAKTQLVAWVVSSWRPQSARVRYYQTLQAHLKVDVYGSSHKPLPQGTMMETLSRYKFYLAFENSLHPDYITEKLWRNALAAWAVPVVLGPSRSNXEKFLPPDAFIHVDDFQSPEDLARYLQGLDKDHARYLRYFRWRDTLRPRFFSWALGFCQACRKLQQEPRYQTVRSIAAWFT, via the coding sequence ATGGATCTCCTGGGCCCCACCATGCCACGATGGCCGTGGCGCCACTGTCTGGCCGGGCTGCTGTTTCAGCTGCTGGTGGCTGTGTGTTTCTTCTCCTACCTGCGTGTGTACCGAGACAATGCCACTGGGTCCCTCATGGCAGTGGCACCTGTCACTGGGGCTCCCAATAGGTCCCGCTGCCAGGACAGCATGGGGACCCCCGCCCGCCCCACCCTCCTGATCCTGCTGTGGACGTGGCCTTTTAACAAACCCGTGGCTCTGCCCCGCTGCTCAGAGATGGTGCCCAGCATGGCTGACTGCCACATCACTGCCGACCGCAAGGTGTACCCACAGGCAGACGCGGTCATCGTGCACCACCGGGACATCATGTACAACCCCAAGGCCCAGCTCccgcctcccaccaggccaccGGGGCAGCGCTGGGTCTGGTTCAGCATGGAGTCCCCCAGCCACTGCTGGCACCTGCAAGCCCTGGACGGACACTTCAACCTCACCATGTCCTACCGCAGCGACTCCGACATCTTCACACCCTACGGCTGGCTGGAGCCGTGGTCCGGTCAGCCTGCCCACCGCCCGCTCAACCTCTCGGCCAAGACCCAGCTGGTGGCCTGGGTGGTGTCCAGCTGGAGGCCACAGTCCGCCAGGGTGCGCTACTACCAGACCCTGCAGGCCCATCTCAAGGTGGACGTGTACGGGAGCTCCCACAAGCCGCTGCCCCAGGGGACCATGATGGAGACGCTGTCCCGGTACAAGTTCTACCTGGCCTTCGAGAACTCCTTGCACCCCGACTACATCACCGAGAAGCTGTGGAGGAACGCCCTGGCGGCCTGGGCCGTGCCCGTGGTGCTGGGCCCCAGCAGGAGCAACTAGGAGAAGTTCCTGCCGCCCGACGCCTTCATCCACGTGGACGATTTCCAGAGCCCCGAGGACCTGGCCCGGTACCTGCAGGGGCTGGACAAGGACCACGCCCGCTACCTGCGCTACTTCCGCTGGCGGGACACGCTGCGGCCTCGCTTCTTCAGCTGGGCACTGGGCTTCTGCCAGGCCTGCCGGAAGCTGCAGCAGGAACCCAGGTACCAGACGGTGCGCAGCATAGCGGCTTGGTTCACCTGA